One Streptomyces sp. V4I8 genomic window carries:
- the argC gene encoding N-acetyl-gamma-glutamyl-phosphate reductase, with translation MAVRAAVAGASGYAGGELLRLLLAHPEVEIGALTGHSNAGQRLGALQPHLLPLADRVLQETTPEVLAGHDVVFLALPHGQSAAVAEQLGPDVLVVDMGADFRLNDAADWETFYGSPHAGTWPYGLPELPGGRAALEGAKRIAVPGCYPTAVSLALFPAYAAGLAEPEAVIVAASGTSGAGKALKPHLLGSEVMGSMSPYGVGGGHRHTPEMIQNLSAAAGERISVSFTPTLAPMPRGILATCSANARPGVTADSVRAAYEKAFADEPFVRLLPEGQWPATASVYGSNAVQVQVAYDAAANRIIAISAIDNLTKGTAGGAVQSMNLALGLAETTALTTIGVAP, from the coding sequence ATGGCGGTACGTGCGGCAGTGGCCGGAGCGAGCGGATACGCGGGCGGGGAACTGCTGCGTCTGCTCCTGGCGCACCCCGAGGTCGAGATCGGGGCCCTCACCGGCCACTCGAACGCGGGGCAGAGACTCGGTGCGCTCCAGCCGCACCTGCTGCCCCTCGCCGACCGCGTGCTCCAGGAGACGACACCCGAGGTCCTCGCCGGCCACGACGTCGTGTTCCTCGCCCTGCCCCACGGGCAGTCCGCCGCCGTCGCCGAGCAGCTCGGCCCGGACGTGCTCGTCGTCGACATGGGGGCCGACTTCCGGCTGAACGACGCGGCCGACTGGGAGACGTTCTACGGCTCCCCGCACGCCGGCACCTGGCCGTACGGCCTCCCCGAACTGCCGGGTGGCCGCGCCGCGCTGGAGGGGGCCAAGCGCATCGCGGTACCCGGCTGCTACCCGACCGCCGTCTCGCTCGCCCTCTTCCCGGCCTACGCCGCCGGACTCGCCGAGCCCGAGGCCGTGATCGTCGCCGCGTCCGGCACCTCCGGCGCGGGCAAGGCGCTCAAGCCCCATCTGCTGGGCAGCGAGGTCATGGGCTCCATGTCGCCGTACGGCGTCGGCGGCGGCCACCGGCACACGCCCGAGATGATCCAGAACCTCAGCGCGGCGGCGGGCGAGCGGATCTCCGTCTCCTTCACACCGACCCTCGCCCCGATGCCCCGCGGCATCCTCGCCACCTGCAGCGCGAACGCCCGCCCCGGCGTCACGGCGGACTCCGTCCGCGCCGCCTACGAGAAGGCCTTCGCCGACGAGCCCTTCGTCCGCCTCCTCCCGGAGGGGCAGTGGCCCGCCACGGCGTCCGTCTACGGTTCGAACGCCGTTCAGGTGCAGGTCGCGTACGACGCCGCCGCGAACCGCATCATCGCGATCAGCGCCATCGACAACCTGACCAAGGGCACCGCGGGCGGTGCCGTCCAGAGCATGAACCTCGCCCTGGGTCTCGCCGAGACCACCGCACTGACGACGATCGGAGTTGCGCCGTGA
- a CDS encoding helix-turn-helix transcriptional regulator, whose translation MTPDRFFSLMLLLESRDAVTTQELASALGVSLRTITRDLNWLRDAGLPVTAQRGRLGGVTMPPGSGLDLTRLTPGERDHLSLTGLDEKQRAELNASVESRRALSKIAATQSRRGHELLPLTDVVHVDSRPWLQARASGATPASLIGPVRRGRRLRIEYDSPRESCPRDLVVDPYGLFAKAGIWYLVAECARVPRMYRLERITMWKEVDQPRRIRENQTLATVAATLVDQWEHNHAIEVSATIDQTQIERAQRIFGQRLVRDDHEESATGHKVTIRFLNLEDVRALLPFGSAITVHGPTEARAHLRALATDLARHYAPSPTS comes from the coding sequence GTGACCCCGGATCGCTTCTTCTCCCTGATGCTGCTCCTCGAATCGAGGGATGCAGTGACCACACAGGAACTTGCCTCGGCGCTCGGGGTTTCCCTTCGAACCATCACCCGGGACCTGAACTGGCTCCGCGACGCCGGTCTGCCGGTGACCGCACAACGGGGCCGCCTCGGAGGCGTGACCATGCCGCCCGGGTCCGGGCTCGACCTCACGCGGCTCACGCCTGGCGAGCGTGATCACCTCTCGCTCACCGGGCTGGACGAGAAGCAACGTGCGGAGCTCAACGCATCGGTCGAAAGCCGGCGCGCGCTCTCCAAGATCGCCGCTACACAGTCACGTCGAGGTCATGAGCTCCTGCCGCTCACCGACGTAGTGCACGTGGACAGCCGTCCCTGGCTCCAGGCACGAGCTTCCGGCGCGACTCCGGCATCGCTGATCGGCCCGGTGCGGCGAGGTCGCCGGCTACGGATCGAGTACGACAGCCCACGCGAGTCATGCCCACGCGACCTGGTCGTGGATCCCTACGGGCTGTTCGCCAAGGCCGGCATCTGGTATCTCGTCGCCGAGTGTGCTCGAGTGCCGCGGATGTACCGACTCGAACGGATCACGATGTGGAAAGAAGTCGACCAGCCACGACGGATCCGCGAGAACCAGACCCTGGCCACCGTCGCTGCAACGCTCGTTGATCAGTGGGAACACAACCATGCGATAGAGGTCAGCGCCACCATCGACCAGACCCAGATCGAGCGAGCGCAACGGATCTTTGGCCAACGACTCGTCCGGGACGACCATGAAGAATCCGCCACCGGCCACAAAGTGACGATCCGCTTCCTGAATCTGGAGGACGTGCGAGCACTACTGCCGTTCGGGAGCGCCATCACTGTGCACGGCCCCACCGAAGCCAGGGCTCACCTCCGCGCCCTCGCCACCGATCTCGCCCGCCACTATGCGCCGTCACCAACGTCCTGA
- a CDS encoding pyridoxine 5'-phosphate oxidase C-terminal domain-containing protein, translating to MEFWSSASDRLHRRLLYKWSGGQWCIRGLQP from the coding sequence GTGGAGTTCTGGTCGAGTGCCTCCGACCGGCTCCACCGACGACTTTTGTACAAGTGGAGTGGAGGTCAGTGGTGCATCCGCGGACTCCAGCCGTGA
- a CDS encoding DUF6215 domain-containing protein — translation MAEKIGTPEKRHNAWGQAVAAVALFAALGGALWASEAMPSGDSGPPAASCSDEEEPGRSTGRVTGKQLCEALLRPDLAELLGTPTETAKTAFGNDGSAGLEGAKKIPMPTAEVEFDTYTVTLSATYDDLPVTASYDVLGWDETQRTVLGRPAVLYSNRTIRINFRLDGGDAESGTGVPLRSVMVAQDTKDSGGSYDVTLWRADGMVPEDAVLLRVAEKVLPTVPGWAAGS, via the coding sequence ATGGCCGAAAAAATCGGCACGCCGGAGAAGCGCCACAACGCATGGGGGCAGGCCGTCGCGGCCGTGGCGCTGTTCGCGGCACTCGGTGGCGCTCTGTGGGCGTCCGAGGCGATGCCGTCCGGGGACAGCGGCCCGCCGGCTGCCAGCTGCTCCGACGAGGAGGAGCCGGGCAGATCGACCGGCCGGGTGACCGGAAAGCAGCTGTGCGAGGCACTGCTGCGGCCCGACCTCGCGGAATTGCTGGGCACACCGACGGAGACCGCGAAGACCGCCTTCGGCAACGACGGCTCCGCCGGACTCGAAGGGGCCAAGAAGATCCCGATGCCCACCGCGGAGGTCGAGTTCGACACCTACACCGTCACGCTCTCGGCCACCTACGACGACCTCCCCGTCACCGCGTCCTATGACGTACTGGGATGGGACGAGACGCAGCGCACGGTGCTGGGCCGGCCGGCGGTCCTGTACTCGAACCGCACCATCAGGATCAACTTCCGCCTCGACGGGGGCGACGCCGAGAGCGGTACCGGCGTCCCGCTGCGTTCCGTCATGGTGGCCCAGGACACGAAGGACAGCGGTGGGTCCTATGACGTGACCCTGTGGCGCGCGGACGGCATGGTGCCGGAGGACGCCGTACTGCTCCGGGTCGCCGAAAAGGTGCTGCCGACGGTCCCGGGGTGGGCCGCCGGCAGCTGA
- the argJ gene encoding bifunctional glutamate N-acetyltransferase/amino-acid acetyltransferase ArgJ: MSVTAAKGFTAAGIAAGIKENGNPDLALVVNTGPRRAAAGVFTSNRVKAAPVQWSEQVLKSGQVSAVVLNSGGANACTGPKGFQDTHATAEKVAEVLGRGAIEVAVCSTGLIGLLLPMDKLLPGVETAAAQLSEHGGEKAAIAIKTTDTVHKTSVVTKDGWTVGGMAKGAGMLAPGLATMLVVLTTDAALDDDVLDRALRAATKVTFDRVDSDGCMSTNDTVLLLASGASEVTPEYEEFAAAVRTVCDDLGQQLIRDAEGASKDIKVEVINAATEDDAVEVGRSIARNNLLKCAIHGEDPNWGRVLSAIGTTSAAFEPDQLNVAINGVWVCKNGGVGEDREKVDMRYREVHIVADLAAGNESATIWTNDLTADYVHENSAYSS, from the coding sequence GTGAGCGTGACGGCAGCAAAGGGATTCACGGCGGCGGGCATCGCCGCCGGAATCAAGGAGAACGGCAACCCGGACCTGGCCCTCGTGGTCAACACCGGGCCCCGCCGCGCCGCCGCCGGTGTCTTCACCTCCAACCGTGTGAAGGCCGCGCCGGTCCAGTGGTCCGAGCAGGTGCTGAAGAGCGGCCAGGTCTCGGCCGTCGTCCTCAACTCCGGGGGCGCCAACGCCTGTACGGGCCCCAAGGGCTTCCAGGACACCCACGCGACCGCCGAGAAGGTCGCCGAGGTCCTCGGACGCGGTGCCATCGAGGTGGCCGTCTGCTCCACCGGCCTCATCGGCCTCCTCCTGCCCATGGACAAACTGCTCCCGGGCGTCGAGACCGCCGCCGCGCAGCTCTCCGAGCACGGCGGCGAGAAGGCCGCCATCGCCATCAAGACCACCGATACCGTCCACAAGACGTCCGTCGTCACCAAGGACGGCTGGACCGTCGGCGGCATGGCCAAGGGCGCGGGCATGCTGGCACCCGGCCTCGCCACCATGCTGGTCGTCCTCACCACCGACGCCGCCCTCGACGACGACGTACTGGACCGGGCCCTGCGCGCCGCCACCAAGGTCACCTTCGACCGCGTCGACTCCGACGGCTGCATGTCCACCAACGACACCGTGCTGCTGCTCGCCTCCGGCGCCTCTGAGGTCACCCCGGAGTACGAGGAGTTCGCCGCGGCCGTGCGGACCGTCTGCGACGACCTCGGTCAGCAGCTGATCCGGGACGCCGAGGGCGCCAGCAAGGACATCAAGGTCGAGGTGATCAACGCCGCGACCGAGGACGACGCCGTCGAGGTGGGCCGCTCCATCGCCCGCAACAACCTGCTCAAGTGCGCCATCCACGGCGAGGACCCCAACTGGGGCCGCGTCCTCTCGGCGATCGGCACGACCTCCGCCGCCTTCGAGCCCGACCAGCTCAACGTCGCCATCAACGGCGTCTGGGTCTGCAAGAACGGCGGCGTCGGCGAGGACCGCGAGAAGGTCGACATGCGCTACCGCGAGGTCCACATCGTGGCGGACCTCGCGGCAGGCAACGAGTCTGCGACGATCTGGACCAACGACCTCACGGCCGACTATGTCCACGAGAACAGCGCCTACTCCTCTTGA
- a CDS encoding ABC transporter ATP-binding protein: MRLVLAQFAKHRWWFAGLIVFQLVSVTATLYLPTINADLIDNGLLRTDVGHIWTAGGWMVVVSIVQLLAAAISSYAGTRAATNAAHDLRSDVYDKIATFSSREHQDFGTPTLITRSTDDVQQVQAFLLTLGTVAAAAPITMLGGAYMALRADAGLSLLIVVAVVVLGVALAVILRWMTRVSRRMQDRLDAINRVLREQLMGLTVIRAFTRERFEAERFGQVNNELAVATRSMGRLNGTFVPAVMLITDLSILAVVWFGGHRVESGHLLIGGLTAYVTYLGLILGAAMMAASAVMMLPRVMVAAERIQAVLNSTPMLRPAGVSARSVPIRGELELRGVALRYPGADADVLSGIDLRVEPGGTVAIVGSMGAGKTALLSIVARLQDATSGSVRLDGVDLRTIDLTVLRGQLAIVPQRSLLFRGTVASNLRLARPDATDAELWEALEVAQAREFVAAMDDGLESPIVQGGTNVSGGQRQRLCIARALVAAPRVLLLDDPVSALDPETSARLLTALRTATADATVLLVSQRTAGIGSAERIVVLHEGSIVGDGTHQSLMDSCQTYQELVASQDAIGASI; the protein is encoded by the coding sequence ATGCGGCTGGTCCTTGCTCAGTTCGCCAAGCACCGATGGTGGTTCGCTGGTCTGATCGTCTTCCAGTTGGTCAGCGTCACCGCCACCTTGTATCTGCCGACGATCAATGCGGATCTGATCGACAACGGCCTACTGCGCACGGACGTCGGGCACATCTGGACGGCCGGCGGGTGGATGGTGGTCGTCAGTATCGTCCAGTTGCTGGCAGCGGCGATCTCGTCCTATGCCGGAACGCGCGCGGCCACAAACGCTGCGCACGACCTGCGGTCAGACGTCTACGACAAGATCGCGACTTTCTCCAGCCGGGAACATCAGGACTTCGGCACGCCGACGCTGATCACTCGCAGCACCGACGACGTTCAGCAAGTACAAGCGTTTCTGCTCACCCTCGGCACAGTGGCGGCCGCCGCACCGATCACGATGCTGGGCGGGGCCTATATGGCGTTGCGTGCGGATGCCGGCCTGTCCCTTCTCATCGTCGTGGCAGTCGTCGTACTGGGTGTGGCGTTGGCGGTGATCCTTCGCTGGATGACGCGGGTGTCGCGCCGGATGCAGGACCGGCTGGATGCGATCAACCGGGTCTTGCGCGAGCAGTTGATGGGTCTCACGGTGATTCGCGCGTTCACCCGCGAGCGCTTCGAGGCCGAGCGGTTCGGGCAGGTGAACAACGAGCTGGCGGTGGCAACCCGGTCAATGGGGCGGCTGAACGGGACGTTCGTTCCGGCCGTCATGCTGATCACCGATCTGTCGATCTTGGCCGTGGTGTGGTTCGGTGGCCACCGGGTCGAGTCGGGACATCTGCTGATCGGCGGTCTGACAGCCTACGTCACCTACCTGGGCCTGATCCTCGGGGCAGCCATGATGGCCGCCTCGGCGGTGATGATGTTGCCAAGAGTGATGGTCGCGGCGGAACGTATTCAGGCGGTGCTCAACTCCACCCCTATGCTCCGGCCAGCGGGCGTATCCGCCAGGTCGGTCCCGATCCGCGGTGAGTTGGAGCTGCGCGGCGTTGCGCTGCGGTACCCGGGCGCCGATGCTGACGTCCTGTCCGGCATCGACCTACGGGTTGAGCCCGGCGGCACGGTGGCGATCGTCGGATCGATGGGTGCTGGCAAGACCGCCCTGCTGTCGATCGTCGCGAGACTTCAGGACGCGACATCCGGATCCGTCCGGCTGGACGGCGTTGATCTGCGCACCATCGATCTCACTGTGCTGCGCGGTCAGCTCGCGATCGTTCCGCAGCGTTCGCTGCTTTTCAGAGGTACGGTCGCAAGCAATCTGCGGCTGGCCAGGCCGGACGCCACTGACGCCGAACTCTGGGAGGCGCTGGAGGTCGCGCAGGCTCGCGAGTTCGTCGCCGCGATGGACGACGGACTCGAGTCACCGATCGTCCAGGGTGGAACGAACGTCTCCGGCGGCCAGCGGCAACGGTTGTGCATTGCCCGCGCACTCGTTGCCGCCCCGCGGGTTCTCCTCCTCGACGATCCGGTCTCGGCGCTCGATCCCGAAACATCCGCACGGCTACTGACAGCGCTGCGCACAGCCACGGCCGACGCGACAGTCCTGCTGGTGTCGCAGCGGACTGCCGGTATCGGCAGTGCCGAACGGATCGTGGTGCTCCACGAGGGCAGCATCGTCGGCGACGGGACACATCAATCACTGATGGACAGCTGTCAGACGTACCAGGAGCTCGTGGCTTCGCAGGACGCGATCGGGGCATCGATATGA
- a CDS encoding ABC transporter ATP-binding protein — MSRRERGQLEDGASFAATSRRLAGLFRQVRMSVIGSLALAVFGVLAYLVGPRIWGRAIDAVLAGTLGAGLPTGQTKEAAAQALRDSGRNSFADIIERLNVTPGSGIDFGYVGHLLLIAAGIYSLGTLAGFAQQYVQSSAIARVMQTLRNDVEEKLNRLPVRYLNGSSRGELLSRMTNDIDNIATSLTQTLTQLLFGLLTVVGVLAMMLSISPLLTLLALISVPLTFAIGAVMAKRSQRLFGDQWRLTGELNAHIEESYSGYELVTVFDRGGAFRETFANRNAEVKKASHLAQFVSGLIAPLVLFIGNLSYVLLCVVGAFSVISGQLTLGGVVAFVQYSRQYSQPLGSLASMSNLFQSGIASAARVFALLDEPEEDPGSQGQLPVVRPRRITFEHVSFGYDRELTIKDLDLVVEPGRTAAIVGASGAGKTTLMNLLMRFYDVGSGRILVDGRDINSVSRDALRSEVGLVPQEPWLFGGAIRDNIAYGRPDATLEQIEQAAQACGVSHIVHALPQGYDTVVGSGADGRLSEGERQLICIARAFIADPAVLILDEATSAVDARTELLLQRATSRLRHGRTCLVIAHRLSTIRDADVIVVLQDGRIVEKGTHTQLLRAGGAYHRLSQYQFHEPSALPALDPDQPSSL, encoded by the coding sequence ATGAGCCGCCGGGAGCGTGGCCAGCTCGAAGACGGCGCGAGCTTCGCCGCAACGTCGCGCCGACTGGCAGGCCTGTTCCGGCAAGTCCGGATGTCGGTGATCGGTTCGCTCGCTCTGGCTGTGTTCGGCGTACTGGCCTACCTGGTCGGCCCGCGGATCTGGGGCCGTGCGATCGATGCGGTGTTGGCCGGCACCCTGGGCGCCGGTTTGCCAACAGGACAAACCAAAGAGGCTGCCGCGCAGGCGCTGCGCGACAGCGGCCGAAACAGCTTCGCGGACATTATCGAGAGGCTGAACGTCACGCCCGGGTCCGGCATCGACTTCGGTTATGTAGGACATCTACTGCTGATAGCCGCCGGCATATATAGCCTCGGCACCCTGGCGGGATTCGCCCAGCAGTATGTGCAGAGCAGCGCGATCGCTCGCGTTATGCAAACTCTGCGTAACGACGTCGAGGAGAAGCTCAATCGGCTTCCGGTCCGCTACCTCAACGGCTCTTCGCGAGGCGAGCTGCTGTCACGGATGACCAACGACATCGATAACATCGCGACGTCGCTTACCCAGACGCTGACCCAGTTGCTCTTCGGCCTGCTCACCGTCGTCGGCGTACTGGCCATGATGCTGAGCATCTCACCCCTGCTGACACTGCTTGCGTTGATCTCGGTGCCGCTGACCTTCGCCATCGGGGCCGTGATGGCGAAGCGAAGCCAACGGCTGTTCGGCGACCAGTGGCGACTCACCGGAGAACTCAACGCGCATATCGAGGAGTCCTACTCCGGCTACGAACTCGTCACCGTGTTTGACCGCGGAGGCGCGTTCCGCGAGACGTTCGCGAACAGGAACGCCGAGGTGAAGAAGGCGAGCCATCTCGCGCAGTTCGTGTCCGGCCTGATCGCCCCGCTGGTGCTGTTCATCGGAAACCTGAGTTACGTCCTGCTCTGCGTCGTCGGTGCCTTCAGTGTGATCAGCGGGCAGCTGACCCTGGGCGGAGTCGTTGCGTTCGTCCAGTACTCGAGGCAGTACTCACAGCCACTCGGATCGCTCGCCTCGATGTCCAACCTGTTCCAGTCGGGTATCGCGTCGGCTGCCCGCGTGTTTGCCCTACTCGACGAGCCGGAGGAGGACCCTGGTAGCCAGGGACAGCTGCCGGTCGTTCGGCCGCGCCGGATCACGTTCGAGCACGTATCGTTCGGCTACGACCGCGAGCTGACCATCAAGGACCTCGACCTGGTCGTCGAGCCCGGGCGGACCGCGGCGATCGTCGGCGCGTCGGGCGCCGGGAAGACGACCCTGATGAACCTGCTGATGCGGTTCTACGACGTTGGCAGTGGACGCATCCTCGTCGACGGCAGAGACATCAACTCGGTGTCACGGGACGCGTTGCGCTCCGAGGTCGGGCTCGTTCCTCAAGAGCCGTGGCTGTTCGGCGGGGCCATTCGCGACAACATCGCCTACGGGCGGCCGGATGCCACACTTGAGCAGATCGAGCAGGCCGCTCAGGCCTGTGGTGTCAGCCACATCGTGCACGCCCTTCCGCAAGGCTACGACACGGTGGTCGGCAGTGGTGCGGACGGACGCCTGAGCGAGGGCGAGCGACAGCTGATTTGCATCGCGCGCGCGTTCATCGCTGACCCAGCCGTGCTGATCCTCGATGAGGCCACCAGTGCGGTTGATGCCCGCACCGAGCTCCTCCTGCAACGGGCGACCTCGCGGCTGCGGCATGGCCGCACATGCCTGGTGATCGCTCATCGGCTCTCCACCATCCGCGACGCCGACGTCATCGTCGTACTGCAGGACGGCCGGATCGTGGAGAAGGGAACGCACACGCAGCTACTGCGAGCCGGCGGTGCGTATCACCGGCTCAGTCAGTACCAGTTTCACGAGCCGAGCGCCTTGCCAGCGCTGGACCCCGACCAGCCTTCGTCGCTATGA
- a CDS encoding FAD-binding oxidoreductase has translation MSANTTDAESPVAHHPGSAEYDEHRVGFQLRDQHQPALVVAARDADDVVAAVRHAAESCMPIAVQATGHGLANPLAGEGVLVSTRRMDSVDVDPGAGTARVGAGARWRDVIEAAARYDLAPLSGSMPGVGAVSYTLGGGIGLMARRYGFAADHVTRLELVTADGSLLTVSEHEEPDLFWALRGGGGSFGIVTALEIALMPVARLVGGGLMFDLGETPEVVSTWLHWTATMPPEMTSAMTTLEFSNRHMAHVQIAYLGSAAEADELMAPLRALKPAYDGLQEIPYQQSHTVFSEPDQPHAYIADNVLLRAIDEEHLRDAIATSAPGRPVPSIISVRHLGGALSTPPRVPNAVSHREAMYLLCVVGVVAPTTKSNAASARALQDELLAGWSGTAVGSSPNFTLGRPDQRAAAELFDAERRDRLLQLARKYDPAGLLHPSFVIA, from the coding sequence ATGAGTGCCAACACGACCGACGCCGAATCACCGGTGGCGCACCACCCAGGCTCTGCCGAGTACGACGAGCACCGTGTCGGCTTCCAGTTGCGGGACCAACATCAGCCAGCTCTCGTGGTGGCGGCACGGGACGCCGACGACGTCGTGGCGGCCGTCCGGCACGCCGCGGAGTCATGTATGCCGATCGCGGTCCAGGCCACGGGACATGGACTCGCCAACCCGCTCGCCGGTGAAGGTGTGTTGGTGTCGACGCGAAGGATGGACAGTGTCGATGTCGACCCCGGTGCCGGCACCGCACGGGTGGGCGCTGGAGCGCGGTGGCGCGATGTGATCGAGGCCGCCGCACGCTACGATCTGGCACCGCTGTCCGGGAGCATGCCCGGTGTCGGCGCTGTCTCCTACACGCTCGGCGGCGGCATCGGGCTCATGGCTCGTCGCTACGGCTTCGCCGCGGACCATGTCACGCGCTTGGAACTGGTCACCGCCGACGGCTCCCTGCTGACAGTTTCGGAACACGAGGAGCCGGACCTGTTCTGGGCGCTCCGCGGCGGTGGCGGGAGCTTCGGCATCGTGACCGCGCTGGAGATCGCTTTGATGCCGGTCGCCAGGCTGGTCGGGGGCGGTCTGATGTTCGACCTGGGCGAGACGCCGGAGGTGGTCTCCACCTGGTTGCACTGGACGGCGACAATGCCCCCGGAGATGACCTCGGCGATGACCACGCTTGAATTTTCTAATCGGCACATGGCCCATGTCCAGATCGCCTACCTGGGTTCGGCTGCGGAGGCAGACGAGTTGATGGCCCCGTTGCGGGCGTTGAAACCTGCGTACGACGGTCTGCAGGAGATCCCGTACCAGCAGTCACACACCGTCTTCAGCGAACCGGATCAGCCGCATGCGTATATCGCCGACAACGTCTTGTTGCGGGCGATCGACGAGGAACACCTCCGCGACGCCATCGCCACCTCGGCGCCAGGCCGGCCGGTTCCCTCCATCATCTCGGTTCGTCATCTCGGTGGGGCGCTGTCCACTCCGCCGAGGGTGCCGAACGCAGTCAGCCACCGCGAGGCGATGTACCTGCTGTGTGTCGTAGGTGTGGTAGCCCCGACAACCAAGTCGAACGCGGCAAGTGCGCGGGCGCTGCAGGATGAACTGTTGGCCGGCTGGTCCGGGACCGCCGTAGGCAGCTCGCCGAACTTCACTCTCGGACGACCCGACCAACGCGCCGCCGCAGAACTGTTCGACGCCGAGCGTCGTGACCGATTGCTGCAGCTGGCCCGTAAGTACGACCCCGCCGGACTGTTGCACCCCAGCTTCGTCATCGCCTGA